DNA from Abyssibacter profundi:
TCATCAGCGCAGTATCCACACAACGGGCCGCGATTCTTGGTCGCACCCCCCGCTGGTCCAACCATGCGGACACCTGACTGGACATGACCGACCCCGCCTGCCAGAGGATGACCGGTTGTTGATGCAAATTGGCGGGAAACCCATCGGCGAGTCGATCGGCGAATGCCTCGGTCGCAACCCAGGCCAGCGGCGAGCGGACCAGCAGCCGGATGTCGAAATCGCTCAGGTCACCGGTCGCGGGCTCTCGGTCGGACACGATGGCGTGCAGCCGACCCGACAGCAGCCGACCCTGCAAGTCGTCCAGCGGGCCCTCGACGAAAATGGCCTCGCGCCGCTGATCACCGCGGATCAACGCTGCCGTGCAAGCCACCGCCATCGATTTGGGCACGCTGTCGGTGAGACCGATGCGGCAGGGAATGGCCAACTCGCCCGGATGGTCGACCAGCACAGCCGCCAGCTCATCCCCCAGCTCGAAGATCTGGCGTGCATAGGCCATCGCCATCGTCCCGGCATCCGTCGGCCTCAGCGCGCGGCCGTGGCGTGCCAGCAGTGGCTGCCCCGCCTGCGCCTCTAGCTGCTTGAGCTGCGCACTCACCGCCTGCGGAGAAACATGTAGCGCAACGGCAGCCGCCTGTACGGAACCCAGCCGAACCGTCTCGTAGAGGTAGCGAAGGTGCTTGTAATTAATCTGCGCCACGATCAATCCATAGTTGATAAAGACTCAATATTAATGTGCTTTTATTTGATTTTTTGCTCCGTACACTGCTGAGTCTCATCCTGATGAGGCATAGCCATGCAACTGGATATACAGGCGCTGTACTTCGACATGACGCCCGGCATTGAGGGTGCGATCACCCGCGCAGCCGAGCAGCACATGGACCGCTTCGACCATGCGGTCAAGAAGCTCACGGTGCGCGTCTATGACACCAACGGCCTCCGCGGGGGCGTGGATAAAGGCTGCCGCATCCATTCCGATCTCGGGCGGGCGCGGGCACTCGTGGTCGAAGCTGTCGATGAGGATCTTTACACGGCGATCAGCCGCGCCTTTGAAAAGGCCGAGCGGGCGACCAGCGGCCGGCTGCAGCGTCAGCGCAGACCCACCGACCGACGGCTACGCGCCACCATTCGCCGCGGGCTGGAGCCCATGGTCGCACAGCCCCTAGGCTAAACCGCTCCCCACACCATCTACGACAAGCCCCGCCCGGCCCCTGCGCCAGGCGGGGCTTGCTGCCGAGAGCCCCCATGAACTGGAAAGCCCTGCAATCCAACGAAGCCGCCCCCGGCATTTTGTTGATGATCTGCGCCGTCGCCGCGTTGCTCATCGCCAACTCGCCCCTCTCAGCGCTCTACGACCGCCTGATCCAGACCCCCCTGGCGATCACCCTGGGCACGGCCGGACTGGAGAAACCGCTGCTGCTCTGGATCAACGATGGCCTGATGGCGTTGTTCTTCCTGCTGGTCGGCATCGAACTCAAGCACGAGTTGCTATTCGGGCACCTGCGTAACCGCCGACAAATCGCGCTACCCGCCGCGGCCGCTGTGGGCGGCATGCTGGTGCCCGCGGCTGTGTACCTGGCCTTCAACTGGCAGGACCCGATCGCGCGAAACGGCTGGGCGATCCCGGCGGCAACCGACATTGCCTTTGCACTGGCGATCTTCGCCATGCTGGCCAAGCATTTGCCCAGCGAGGTCAAAATCTTCCTCCTGGCAATCGCCATCATCGACGATATCGGCGCGATTCTGATTATCGCGCTGCTCTACACCGCAGACCTCAGCCTGTTGTCCCTGTTGATGGCCGCCGGCCTGACGGCCCTGCTGTTCCTGCTCAATCGAAAGGTTCAATCGTCCGCCGCCCCCTTCATCATCGTCGGGACCGTGTTGTGGGTAGCGACGCTAAAGTCCGGCGTCCACGCCACATTGGCCGGCGTGGTCGTCGGGTTAATGCTGCCCCTCCGGGTCAAGAGTACGGATCAGGTGTCTGCGGGCTATCGGGTGGAGCATGGCCTCAAGCCCTGGGTGTACTTCCTGGTGTTGCCCCTGTTCGCCCTGGCCAATGCCGGAGTCAACCTGCAGGGCACCGCCATCGGTGATGCCTTCACACCCGTCGTGCTGGGGATTGCAGCCGGCCTGCTGATTGGCAAGCCCCTCGGGGTCATGGGGGCGGTCTGGCTTGCTGAAACCTGCCTACGGATCAAGCGCCCCGCCCTGCTCACCTGGCCGGTCGTGCTCGCCGTTGGCTGTCTCTGCGGGATTGGCTTCACCATGAGCCTGTTCATCGGGTCGCTGGCTTTCGAGCATGCGCCCTCCATGAATTTGGGGGACGAGCGGGTAGGCATTCTGGCCGGATCCACGCTGTCCGCTGCCCTGGCTGCATGCGTGCTCAGCCGGACCCGGGCCACCTCTTCCAACTAATCCATTTGCGACCATCATGACACTCGACGCGCTCGCCAATCTCCCATTTCTGCTCTTCATCCTGGGTGCGCTGCTGGCTTTTTTCGGGCGGATGATCGCGATCCCGGTGGATGCGAACAGCTGGTTGGGGACTCTGCTCGTTCTGCTGCTGGGGCTTAAAGGCGGCGTCGGGCTGGCGCAGACGGAATCGCTCACCGTCGGCGGGGCGGCCATCATCGCCGGCCTGCTTGCGGCCGTGATCGTGCCCCTGCTCTGTCACCCGGTGCTGCGCAGGCTGGGCGGTTGGCCCCGGGAACTCTCTGCGGCCGCCGCCGGGCATTATGGTTCGATCAGCGTGGCCACGTTCGTCGCGATGATGGCCTACCTCGAGTCTCGTGGGGCGCAGGTCGACTCGGTCATGATTGCCGTGATGGCCCTCATGGAGGCGCCGGCACTGCTGATCGGATTGATGCTGGCCAGCCCACAGGGGGCCGACCACCGCAAGACATTCAAAGCGGCGCTGAGCAATGCCCCGATGCTCTTGCTGCTGGGCAGCATGGCCATTGGCTGGACCGTGCATTCGGTCCAGCCGGACGCAGCCGATGTGCAATCGATTCTGGGCTGGATACCCGGCCTGCTCAGCATCTACCTGTTGCTGCTGGGCCAGAAGGCTGGCCTGTTGCTGGCCCGTGAGCGCCTACCCGTCGGCGACCTGAGCTTTGCAATGGTCTGGCCATTCGTCAGTGGCACGCTGGCCTTTGGTATCGGCAGCCTGTTTGGGCTGGAGCCCACGAGTCTGGCCTTGCTCTGCATTCTGTCGGCGAGTGCAAGCTATATCGTTGCGCCCGCCGTGCTGTCACTGGCGATGCCCACGCTGGAACTGACCCGCATCCAGGTCATGGTCATCGGTGTGACCTTCCCGGTGAACCTGCTGGTCGGCATTCCACTGTGGACCTGGGCGACTGGCGCCGCCGCTGGTTAGCGCGCCGTCGGCCCAGGGAAGCGCTGATCGATTCCCTCGATACCTGTCAGGCAGATGCCATGCTGTTCGGTAATCGCCGGGTCGGCGGCAGTCGCACCTGCACAGAATTACCACCGCTGCGCTGCGCCTGCTCCAGCGCTGCCTCGGCCATCGACATCAGACGATGCACGGACAGCTCATCGATCTGAGCCTCGTGCTCGATGGATGTCAGGCCGACGGAAACCGTGACGCGACGTTGCGAGATGCCGCAGGGCATGGCCGCGACGGCCTGACGAATCGACTCGGCATGCCGCTGCGCCTTCTCATCCTGCATGCCGCGCAGCGCCACGGCGATGCGCCCGCCACCGAAATGGTAGCTGGTATCGCCCGAGCGCCGCGTCCGCTCCGAAATAACGCGCGCAAGGGCCTGCAGCAGGTCTTCCACGTCACCGTCCTGATCAAAGGCGTCAAACTCATCAACGCCGATGAGCAACAGACTGAATGGCAACCGGGCGCGCAGCCCACGACCCCACTCGCTGACGAACTGTTCCTCGAACAGGCGGCGAGTGAACAAATCGGTTGCCGGGTCACGCACGCTGCGGTGCCGCATCAACAGGGCGTCTTCGATGAGGCGCGCACCATCCACCAAGGCACGCCGAACGACGGGTGTACCCAGATCAAGCCGGCGCGAGGAATACACGCTCAGAACCCCCACCAGTGCACCGGTGGCGTCAACAACGGGCTCTCCTGCGCAGACCTGCGCCAGCGGCACACGTGGTCCGGCGGATTCGCTCGTCGAGTCCGGCGCCCAGATCACGGTTTCTTCGGCCTGCCGCACGCGCTGACTCAGCGCGTGCTCGGGATCAATGCTGGCCACCCCGCCTCCGTGTGCGGCCGCGATCATCCATTGAGGCCCCTCGGCCATCGTGAGCGATGCGTATTCGCAGCCGGTCGCCAGCGCCGTCATACGAACCACGCGCTCAAGCGTGAAGTCTTTGTGCGCGTTGCCCCCGATTTGTGCCTCCGGTTGGCTCTGCATTACGGCCACTCCCTCGTTTGGTCCCTGGCTCCATCGTGACCGCTGCCCTGCTCGCAGCGCAACCATGCGTAGGACAGCTAACCAATCCGCTGGCCGAGCGTTTACTCTCTGGACATGGATGGGATTTATCTCCCTTTACCCGGCGGATTTCAAGGCTCGTTGAATGGTGTAGGGTCCGGTGAAACCGGCTTTCCCCCTTTGGACCCCTCCGTGCTTTCGCATCGAGTTCGTTAAAACATCACCGATGCCCAAACGCCTGCCTCAGTGGTTCCAAACGCATTTTCTGCAGATCGACGCGGATCGGGAACACGCGTTCAAGCGTTCGTTTCTGCACTCGGGCCGTGGCCGCCGCGAGCTCGGCATCGTGCTGTTGCTGCTCCTTGTCCCCACGCTACCTTGGTACGGCCCGCACCTACTTGCCATACCCGAGTCGGTGTTCGCCGCCCTGCCCGTCGCGCTTCAGTGGGCAAGCCTGATCACCGCTTTGCTTGCGCTGGTGGTCAACCGCCTCGCCCGCGGTCATCTGCGCGTGGTGCTGACCGTGGCGACGATGAATCTGGTCGCCATCATCTTTCTCACCGCACTGCGCGTGGTGGGCAGCCACCAGGGGTTCGAGATTCCGATTGCGATTCAAGCCACCCTGGTTGTGGGTGTCGGCGTGATGGCCGGCATGACCGCCCGCCACAATCTGGTGTTCTTCGGTACCGTGCTGCTGGGTATGACCGTGGCCGAGCTGTGGTGGGTGGAGAACCCCAGCAACCAAGTCATCGAAATCTACGCCATTGTGATGATCAGCGGAATCAGCCTGATCGGCGCGCTGGCTGTGGAACATGCCGCGCGCGGCGCCTGGAAAGATCAGGCCTCGCTGGCCTACCGCGCCAACTACGATGATCTCACCGGCCTGGCCACGCGGGCATTTTTTAGAGAACAAATCGAGTCGCTGTTAAGAGCCGCCCGCCGCGACGAGCGACCGGTGGCGCTGGCCATTGTCGATATCGACCATTTCAAGGCCATCAACGACACCCACGGGCATCTGGTCGGTGATGAGGTCATCCGTAGTGTCGCCGAGGAAATACGCCTGCTCTGCCGCCGATCCACCGATCTGGCCGCACGATTGGGAGGAGAGGAATATGCGCTGTTTCTCTACGGTGCGGATGCGCCCGATGCCCAGCGACTGCTCACCGAACTGCTCGATCGCATCCGCGCCTTGCGGTTTCACGACACCAACGGCCGCCCCCTGTCCCTCAAAACCACGGCAAGCTGTGGTCTGGTGACCGCGCCGCCGGGCATGACGGTGACGCGCAACGGCCTGCTGCTGTCTGCCGACAGTCAGCTCTATGTGGCCAAGCGGTCCGGCCGCGATCGGTTGAGCTGGGAACTCTACAAAGGTGAAACCATCAGCCACACCCGCTAGGGAAGCCCCCGACGACTAGCGCGGCTCCACCACCACCCGATCGCCGCCCTGCTGCCGGGCCAATGCCAGCGCATGCTCCGCTTGCAGCAGGACGCGCTCCAGTCGGTCCGACTGGCGTCCCTCGTAATCGCTGATGCCGATGCTTGCGGTCAGCACGTCACCCTCCAACGGAATCATGCGCAGACGGTATTGCAGCCGGGCGGCGTGCTGGGCGGCGGATTCACGGGAGGTGTCGGGCAGCAACATGACAAATCGCTGCCCAGCCCAGCGGGCGGCCAGATCGGAACTGCGTGCCTGCGTATGCATGACCTCACCGATAGCACGGAGCAACGCGTCGGTCGCGTCCGGGCCCAGCCGGTCGGCGAGCCCGTCGAACTGATCCAGCTCGATGGTCATGACCGCCAGCGGGTGACCATTGCGTCGCGCCTGGTTCAGACAGCGCTCAGCCTGATGCATCAGCTCACTGCGATTCAGCAAGCCGGTCAATGCATCGGTCACGGCCAGGCCGGCCAATGCGGCATTCGCCTGTTCCAAGGCCTCAGATCGGGCATCGAGATCGGCACCTAGCGCGTCCAGTACATCCAGCCGCTCCATGACCAAGGCGGTGAACTCGGCCAGCGTGCCCAGCAGCCAGCGCTCGTGTGGCCGGGGTGTCCGCGGCGTCGACCAATAGCAGCCGATCGCGCCCACAGGCGCGTCAAGCTGGATCGGGGTCACCACCAGCCCGCGGACGAAGGTGGAGCGGTAAAGCGTCTGCGGCACCCGATCATCGGCATGCGCATCGGGAATGATCACGACCTCGCCCTGCAGCATGGCCCAACCGCTGACGCAGGCCCTGAGTGGAAATCGCCGCCCTTTCCAAAGCGGCGCGACCGCGTCTTCCTCGACGTAGCAGCATTGGCCCTCTGCGCGCATGACAAAGCAAGCACCCTGCGCATCCAGGCAGGTACGCACCGATCGACAGACCGCGGTTTGCAGGTCGGCCAATGTTGGGGCCTGGAACAAGCGGGGTACGGCCTGCAGCAAGGTCTGCATGGATCGCAGGCAGGCGGGCTGATCGGCCGCCGGCACCTCCGGTGGCATCAACCGAGTTGGACTGGCAGCGACGGTTTTCAATCCCACCTCCCCGCGCGCGTTGGCTGCGTCCATGCAGCAATGCTGCCGAGCTTAGTCCGCCCTGAGTCCTGAGCAAGCCGCAACGGGGAGTTTCCGACAAACGCGCGACCGAGGCCGACCCCTACCGCAAGCTGGCGCCCAGAAAATCGAGCAACATGTCCCAGGACCGACCACCGGGCAGCACCGCGTCGAAGTGTCCCTCGCCGGCGACCACCCGCAGCTGCACCGGATCGTTCTCGAGCATGGCGGCATGCGCAAACGCCTCCACGGACTCGGGCGCCACGATCTCGTCCTGCCCTCCGCTGATCAACAACACCGGCACGCGCAGGGGCAATCGGTCCATGGGTGAAACCGCCGCGTAGCGATCTCCGACAGTCGCGGGCGTACCGCCCATCACCCTGTCCACTGCAGCGTGGCAACTGCGCTCCGGGCCGACACGGTAGGCCGCCAGGTCGGTAATCGGCGCGATCCCGACCACCGCGCGAACCGGCAGCGGCGCATCGGCGGGTAGCGGACCATGCGGGTCGTCGCGCGTCGCGGCCCACAGCGCCATCTGCCCGCCTGCGGAGTGACCCAGTACGGCGACGCGTGACAGATCCAGTGGCTGGCTGTCACCCAGTGTCTGCAGGTGATCGATCGCAGCACCCGCATCCAGGAACGTGCCCGGCCACCCTCCATCCGGATCGCCAATGCGTCGGTATTCGATGGACCAGGTGGCATAGCCGGCGTCGGTGAGACCAGCGGCCAGATGACTGAAATATTCCAGGCTGAACTGGGACAGCCAACAGCCTCCGTGTATCAGGACCACGACCGGATGCGGCCCGGCACCGGCCGGCAGTCGGAGTTCACCGAACTGCTGTGGGGCCGGCCCGTACGCCAGCCGTTGACCAGGGGGCGGCTGCGGCATCGCCGATAAGACAGACCAGGCCAGGGGTGTTGCGGTGGCGGGCGCCGCCGTCTCGGCAACCGGCGCCACGGGCGTGCGGCTGGCGCAGCCCACCAGCCCGAACAGGAATAGGCCCGCGGCCAGAGATCGGATCCAGGACATACGTCAGGTGACTCGTTGTTGTGCTTGAAACCGGGCATCCCGCCACCGGCCAGATGCCATGATCTGCGCCAGACGTGCCCCCGCATCCCAGACATCGACATGGCGCAGGTACAACGGCGTCAGCCCGAAGCGCAGTATGTCCGGGGTGCGGAAATCGCCGATCACACCCGCCTCGATCAAGGCCTGGCAGATCGGCCAAGCATCCGGATGACGACAACTGACCTGGCTGCCACGACGCACCGGATCGCGGGGGGTCACCAGTTCGAATCCAGCATCGGCCAGCGGCCCGTCGATCCACGCTGCCAGCCCATCGAACAAGGCGGCGGACTTCTCCGCCACATCGGAGATCGACACCGAATCCCAGACCGACAACGCGCCTTCCAGACTCCGCATCCCGATGACGCCGGGCGTGCCCACCTGCCAGCGATCCACCCCCGCCGCAGGTTCGTAAACATCATCGAATTCAAATGGCCGCGCATGACCAAACCAGCCACAAATCGGATTCTCGAGCACGGGCTGTAGCCCCGGCGCCACATAGAGAAATGCCGGGGCACCTGGGCCACCATTCAAGAATTTGTAGCCGCAGCCAATCGCGAGATCGACGTCATCGCCGGCCAGATTCAGCGGGACGGCACCGGCCGAATGGGCCAGATCCCACAACACCAGAGCGCCGCATGCGTGGGCGCGGCGGGTCACGGCGGCCATGTCATGTCTTGCCCCCGTCCGATAATGCACGTGGCTGAGCACCACCACGGCCACCGTCTCGTCGATGGCCTGCTCGATCTCATCAAACGCAACCCGTCGCACTCCATGCGTTGCACCTGCCCGGGTCGCCGCGTCGGTGATGTACAGATCGGTGGGAAAGTTGCCGGCCTCGGTCAGCACCGTGCGGCGCCCGGACTGGAGGGCTAGCGCCGCCACAAGCAGTTTGTAGAGGTTGATTGACGTGGAATCAGCCACCCGTATGTCCTGTTCGGCGGCGCCGAGCAGGTCCGCCAAGCGCCGACCGCAACGCTGAGGCAGGTCAACCCATCCAGCGGTATTCCAGCTTCGGATCAGGCCACGGCCCCACTCGTCTCCGATACAGGTCTGCGCCGCATCACGCGCCGCGTGAGACAGCGGACCCAGG
Protein-coding regions in this window:
- a CDS encoding HPF/RaiA family ribosome-associated protein produces the protein MQLDIQALYFDMTPGIEGAITRAAEQHMDRFDHAVKKLTVRVYDTNGLRGGVDKGCRIHSDLGRARALVVEAVDEDLYTAISRAFEKAERATSGRLQRQRRPTDRRLRATIRRGLEPMVAQPLG
- a CDS encoding GGDEF domain-containing protein yields the protein MPKRLPQWFQTHFLQIDADREHAFKRSFLHSGRGRRELGIVLLLLLVPTLPWYGPHLLAIPESVFAALPVALQWASLITALLALVVNRLARGHLRVVLTVATMNLVAIIFLTALRVVGSHQGFEIPIAIQATLVVGVGVMAGMTARHNLVFFGTVLLGMTVAELWWVENPSNQVIEIYAIVMISGISLIGALAVEHAARGAWKDQASLAYRANYDDLTGLATRAFFREQIESLLRAARRDERPVALAIVDIDHFKAINDTHGHLVGDEVIRSVAEEIRLLCRRSTDLAARLGGEEYALFLYGADAPDAQRLLTELLDRIRALRFHDTNGRPLSLKTTASCGLVTAPPGMTVTRNGLLLSADSQLYVAKRSGRDRLSWELYKGETISHTR
- a CDS encoding LysR family transcriptional regulator; amino-acid sequence: MAQINYKHLRYLYETVRLGSVQAAAVALHVSPQAVSAQLKQLEAQAGQPLLARHGRALRPTDAGTMAMAYARQIFELGDELAAVLVDHPGELAIPCRIGLTDSVPKSMAVACTAALIRGDQRREAIFVEGPLDDLQGRLLSGRLHAIVSDREPATGDLSDFDIRLLVRSPLAWVATEAFADRLADGFPANLHQQPVILWQAGSVMSSQVSAWLDQRGVRPRIAARCVDTALMKSLCASGLGAAPVPAVITDTVHAQMGLVTLGEMPTVEMSLWLIQRRGQLTEEIAWPASN
- a CDS encoding GGDEF domain-containing protein, whose product is MQSQPEAQIGGNAHKDFTLERVVRMTALATGCEYASLTMAEGPQWMIAAAHGGGVASIDPEHALSQRVRQAEETVIWAPDSTSESAGPRVPLAQVCAGEPVVDATGALVGVLSVYSSRRLDLGTPVVRRALVDGARLIEDALLMRHRSVRDPATDLFTRRLFEEQFVSEWGRGLRARLPFSLLLIGVDEFDAFDQDGDVEDLLQALARVISERTRRSGDTSYHFGGGRIAVALRGMQDEKAQRHAESIRQAVAAMPCGISQRRVTVSVGLTSIEHEAQIDELSVHRLMSMAEAALEQAQRSGGNSVQVRLPPTRRLPNSMASA
- a CDS encoding sensor domain-containing diguanylate cyclase, translating into MDAANARGEVGLKTVAASPTRLMPPEVPAADQPACLRSMQTLLQAVPRLFQAPTLADLQTAVCRSVRTCLDAQGACFVMRAEGQCCYVEEDAVAPLWKGRRFPLRACVSGWAMLQGEVVIIPDAHADDRVPQTLYRSTFVRGLVVTPIQLDAPVGAIGCYWSTPRTPRPHERWLLGTLAEFTALVMERLDVLDALGADLDARSEALEQANAALAGLAVTDALTGLLNRSELMHQAERCLNQARRNGHPLAVMTIELDQFDGLADRLGPDATDALLRAIGEVMHTQARSSDLAARWAGQRFVMLLPDTSRESAAQHAARLQYRLRMIPLEGDVLTASIGISDYEGRQSDRLERVLLQAEHALALARQQGGDRVVVEPR
- the nhaA gene encoding Na+/H+ antiporter NhaA gives rise to the protein MNWKALQSNEAAPGILLMICAVAALLIANSPLSALYDRLIQTPLAITLGTAGLEKPLLLWINDGLMALFFLLVGIELKHELLFGHLRNRRQIALPAAAAVGGMLVPAAVYLAFNWQDPIARNGWAIPAATDIAFALAIFAMLAKHLPSEVKIFLLAIAIIDDIGAILIIALLYTADLSLLSLLMAAGLTALLFLLNRKVQSSAAPFIIVGTVLWVATLKSGVHATLAGVVVGLMLPLRVKSTDQVSAGYRVEHGLKPWVYFLVLPLFALANAGVNLQGTAIGDAFTPVVLGIAAGLLIGKPLGVMGAVWLAETCLRIKRPALLTWPVVLAVGCLCGIGFTMSLFIGSLAFEHAPSMNLGDERVGILAGSTLSAALAACVLSRTRATSSN
- the kynU gene encoding kynureninase, which codes for MSREEAAALDAVDPLRAHRDQFELPEGMIYLDGNSLGPLSHAARDAAQTCIGDEWGRGLIRSWNTAGWVDLPQRCGRRLADLLGAAEQDIRVADSTSINLYKLLVAALALQSGRRTVLTEAGNFPTDLYITDAATRAGATHGVRRVAFDEIEQAIDETVAVVVLSHVHYRTGARHDMAAVTRRAHACGALVLWDLAHSAGAVPLNLAGDDVDLAIGCGYKFLNGGPGAPAFLYVAPGLQPVLENPICGWFGHARPFEFDDVYEPAAGVDRWQVGTPGVIGMRSLEGALSVWDSVSISDVAEKSAALFDGLAAWIDGPLADAGFELVTPRDPVRRGSQVSCRHPDAWPICQALIEAGVIGDFRTPDILRFGLTPLYLRHVDVWDAGARLAQIMASGRWRDARFQAQQRVT
- a CDS encoding alpha/beta hydrolase family protein is translated as MSWIRSLAAGLFLFGLVGCASRTPVAPVAETAAPATATPLAWSVLSAMPQPPPGQRLAYGPAPQQFGELRLPAGAGPHPVVVLIHGGCWLSQFSLEYFSHLAAGLTDAGYATWSIEYRRIGDPDGGWPGTFLDAGAAIDHLQTLGDSQPLDLSRVAVLGHSAGGQMALWAATRDDPHGPLPADAPLPVRAVVGIAPITDLAAYRVGPERSCHAAVDRVMGGTPATVGDRYAAVSPMDRLPLRVPVLLISGGQDEIVAPESVEAFAHAAMLENDPVQLRVVAGEGHFDAVLPGGRSWDMLLDFLGASLR
- a CDS encoding sodium-dependent bicarbonate transport family permease encodes the protein MTLDALANLPFLLFILGALLAFFGRMIAIPVDANSWLGTLLVLLLGLKGGVGLAQTESLTVGGAAIIAGLLAAVIVPLLCHPVLRRLGGWPRELSAAAAGHYGSISVATFVAMMAYLESRGAQVDSVMIAVMALMEAPALLIGLMLASPQGADHRKTFKAALSNAPMLLLLGSMAIGWTVHSVQPDAADVQSILGWIPGLLSIYLLLLGQKAGLLLARERLPVGDLSFAMVWPFVSGTLAFGIGSLFGLEPTSLALLCILSASASYIVAPAVLSLAMPTLELTRIQVMVIGVTFPVNLLVGIPLWTWATGAAAG